A region of Lycium barbarum isolate Lr01 chromosome 3, ASM1917538v2, whole genome shotgun sequence DNA encodes the following proteins:
- the LOC132630557 gene encoding uncharacterized protein LOC132630557 yields MNLAGEKILLQLHELDEFRLGAYENAKLYKEKTKRWHDKHIQHREFVPGQQVLLFNLRLRLFPGKLKSRWSGPFVVTRITAHGAVEIQTMDGVCKFLVNEQCLNRYWGGDFDKMKEQVLLNDE; encoded by the coding sequence ATGAATCTAGCGGGAGAGAAGATATTGCTTCAATTACATGAGCTTGATGAATTCAGACTAGGGGCGTATGAGAATGCAAAGCTATACAAGGAAAAGACTAAGAGATGGCATGACAAGCATATCCAACATCGTGAGTTCGTACCAGGGCAGCAGGTACTACTCTTTAACTTGAGACTGAGGTTATTTCCGGGCAAGCTTAAGTCCCGTTGGTCTGGACCATTTGTAGTGACTAGAATCACCGCCCATGGTGCAGTCGAGATACAAACCATGGATGGGGTGTGCAAGTTTTTGGTGAATGAGCAGTGTCTCAACCGATATTGGGGCGGTGATTTTGACAAAATGAAGGAGCAAGTGCTCCTTAATGATGAGTAG
- the LOC132630559 gene encoding uncharacterized protein LOC132630559, whose protein sequence is MRPLFYDSNFKIDEETSTAMAWISFSNVFPTFFVKESLFSLASAMGKPLHLDLATINKARLNCAKVTVRVDLLSDFPKFFVMEIEDEVKKQTRNVKVKIHYDYLPKYCTACMLQGLANEGCRVLHPELEKDLHVTTSNEKVVDLVTYPREKIHNGEPKKNPTLDGAMVQKEPHKVQDKSVQDDGLAN, encoded by the exons ATGAGGCCTCTTTTTTATGATTCAAATTTCAAGATTGATGAAGAAACTTCTACTGCCATGGCATGGATCTCATTTTCAAATGTTTTTCCTACTTTCTTTGTCAAGGAGTCTTTGTTCTCACTTGCTTCTGCTATGGGAAAACCTTTGCATCTTGACTTGGCTACTATTAATAAGGCAAGGCTAAATTGTGCAAAGGTGACGGTCCGGGTGGATTTATTATCAGATTTCCCAAAGTTTTTTGtgatggagattgaagatgagGTTAAAAAACAGACTAGGAATGTTAAGGTAAAGATTCACTATGATTATCTTCCAAAGTATTGCACTGCGTGCATGTTACAAGGACTTGCAAATGAGGGGTGTAGAGTACTGCATCCTGAACTAGAGAAGGATTTACATGTTACTACTTCAAATGAGAAGGTTGTTGACT TGGTTACTTATCCAAGGGAGAAAATACATAATGGAGAACCAAAGAAAAATCCTACGCTTGATGGAGCAATGGTTCAGAAGGAGCCTCACAAGGTTCAGGATAAAAGTGTGCAAGATGATGGTCTAGCAAATTAG